Genomic DNA from Fimbriimonas ginsengisoli Gsoil 348:
GACGGTGGACGACCTTCTGCACGTTATAAAGGCCGATGCCCGTCCCGGGAAACTCGCTCGAGCTGTGCAGCCGTTCAAATGCCTTGAACAGCTTATCTTTGTATTCCATGTCGAAACCAACGCCCGAGTCGCGTACGAAGAACGCCCCCTCGGGCGTTCGACCGAAGGAGACCTCAGCCCGACCGGTCGGCTTCGAATATTTAACGGCATTTTCGAAAAGGTTCTGGAGCACATAGCGAAGGAGTCCCGGGTCGGCGTCGGCGTATAAATTCGGCTCGATAGTGAACTTCGCCTCGCACCCCCAGTCGCGGCTGCATATCTCGTCCGCCACATCCCGCGCAAGCGCGCTAAAGTCGAAGTGGGAACGCACCACCTCCCGCCGGCCGAGCCGGGACGACTCCAGCAAATCCGAAATGAGGCTTTCCATTCGCCGCGCCGCCGTCATTTGGCGGCGCATCATATCCTGAGCTTCGGAGGCCAGCGAACTCCCGTATTCGTCGAGGAGGATCTTTGAGTAGCCCAGGATCGACCGCAGAGGCGCCCGCAGGTCGTGCGACACGGAGTAGGTAAAGCTCTCCAGGTCGGTTGCGAGAAGCTGAAGCGACGCTTCGTTCCGCTCGGCCCGCTTCCGCGCTTCCATCCAATCCGTTAGGTCGAAAGCGGCTCCGGCAAAGCCGGAAAACTCCCCGTTCGAGCCAAAATCCGGTTCCCCCCGATCCAGCATCCACCGGTATTCCCCGTCCTGACGCCGGAGCCGGAAATCCAGCTCGAACCTCTCTCGGCTTTGAACCGCGTTTCGATACTGCTCGCGAGTGCGCTCCGAGTCCGCGGGGTGAACCGCGGCAAGCCAGCCCGCGCCATTGTTCTCATCCCCGCCGATGAAGTGGCGCCAGCCGTTACCTGTGAAGGTCCGCTCCCCGTCCGGACCAGAG
This window encodes:
- a CDS encoding sensor histidine kinase; translated protein: MVGDIISNRTDPNEELGEPLRPSSDARVLRWNSGPDGERTFTGNGWRHFIGGDENNGAGWLAAVHPADSERTREQYRNAVQSRERFELDFRLRRQDGEYRWMLDRGEPDFGSNGEFSGFAGAAFDLTDWMEARKRAERNEASLQLLATDLESFTYSVSHDLRAPLRSILGYSKILLDEYGSSLASEAQDMMRRQMTAARRMESLISDLLESSRLGRREVVRSHFDFSALARDVADEICSRDWGCEAKFTIEPNLYADADPGLLRYVLQNLFENAVKYSKPTGRAEVSFGRTPEGAFFVRDSGVGFDMEYKDKLFKAFERLHSSSEFPGTGIGLYNVQKVVHRHGGSVWADSAPGKGATFYFTLGER